A single genomic interval of Anopheles marshallii chromosome 2, idAnoMarsDA_429_01, whole genome shotgun sequence harbors:
- the LOC128719114 gene encoding hydroxysteroid dehydrogenase-like protein 2, whose product MINTGKLAGRTLFITGASRGIGKAIALKAAQDGANVVVAAKTADPHPKLPGTIYTAAKEIEAAGGKALPCVVDVRDEAAVRTAVQNAVAKFGGIDIVINNASAISLTPTEQTDMKRYDLMHQINSRGTFLVSKECIPYLRKSNHAHILNISPPLNMAPLWFSNHVAYTMAKYGMSMCVLGMAKEFENANIAVNALWPRTAIHTAAMEMLTGKESDQFSRKPEIMADAAYAILSKEPRVATGKFMIDDEVLKAEGITDMKQYACVPENADKLMPDFFLDVEPEKLVEFAAEGSHAASLKKPAAAAGGKIEGLFLKIESLLSEEIVRKTGAVYEFKVKGEEAGTWFADLKNGTGKVGKGNPPATADAVLTMDSKHFFDMFTGKLKPANAFMTGKLKISGDLQKAMKLEKLMGGLKSKL is encoded by the exons atgatcAACACTGG AAAGCTGGCTGGACGTACGCTCTTCATTACGGGAGCTTCGCGAGGCATAGGCAAAGCAATCGCACTGAAAGCCGCCCAAGATGGAGCGAATGTCGTGGTCGCAGCCAAGACGGCCGATCCACATCCAAAACTCCCCGGCACAATCTACACAGCGGCAAAGGAGA TCGAAGCCGCTGGCGGTAAAGCTCTTCCTTGCGTGGTGGATGTACGCGACGAAGCAGCTGTTCGTACCGCCGTGCAGAATGCCGTGGCCAAGTTCGGAGGAATCGATATCGTAATCAACAATGCCAGTGCAATCTCACTCACGCCAACGGAACAAACCGATATGAAGCGATATGATCTAATGCACCAGATAAACTCGCGTGGCACGTTCCTGGT ATCTAAAGAATGCATTCCTTACCTTCGCAAGAGCAACCATGCACATATCTTGAATATTTCACCACCCTTGAATATGGCTCCGCTTTGGTTCAGCAATCACGTCGCCTACACCATGGCCAAGTATGGAATGTCGATGTGTGTTCTCGGTATGGCGAAGGAGTTTGAGAACGCCAACATTGCCGTCAATGCGCTCTGGCCCCGTACTGCCATCCACACGGCGGCCATGGAGATGTTGACGGGTAAGGAGAGTGATCAATTTTCGCGCAAGCCAGAAATCATGGCCGATGCGGCATACGCCATCCTTTCAAAGGAACCCCGTGTTGCGACGGGCAAATTCATGATCGATGACGAGGTCCTTAAGGCGGAAGGTATAACAGACATGAAGCAGTACGCGTGCGTACCCGAGAACGCAGACAAACTGATGCCGGACTTTTTCCTCGACGTCGAGCCGGAAAAGTTGGTGGAGTTTGCGGCAGAAGGTAGCCATGCGGCTTCGTTGAAGAAACCAGCTGCCGCTGCCGGTGGTAAGATTGAGGGATTGTTCCTGAAAATCGAGAGCCTGCTCAGTGAAGAGATCGTCCGCAAGACGGGTGCCGTGTACGAGTTCAAGGTGAAGGGTGAGGAGGCCGGAACGTGGTTCGCCGATTTGAAGAATGGTACCGGCAAGGTGGGCAAGGGCAATCCGCCGGCAACGGCTGATGCGGTGCTGACGATGGATTCCAAGCACTTCTTCGACATGTTCACAGGAAAACTGAAGCCGGCAAATGCATTTATGACGGGCAAGCTGAAGATCTCTGGTGATCTACAGAAAGCGATGAAGTTGGAAAAATTGATGGGTGGTTTAAAGTCTAAGCTTTAA
- the LOC128709903 gene encoding hydroxysteroid dehydrogenase-like protein 2 → MQNTGKLAGITLFITGASRGIGKAIALKAARDGANIVLAAKTAEAHPKLPGTIYTAAAEIEAIGGKALPCIVDVRSEEAVRAAVQKAVQTFGGIDIVVNNASAISLTPTEETDMKRYDLMHNINTRGTFLVSKECLPYLRKSKHAHILNISPPLNMEPHWFSNHVAYTMAKYGMSMCVLGMAREYESANISVNALWPRTIIYTAAVEMLHGQEGYPFSRKPEIMADAAYAILCRTPGTSTGNFFIDDEVLAAEGIKDFAQYACVPGNALTLTPDIFVNETKSKL, encoded by the exons ATGCAAAACACAGG AAAACTCGCTGGCATTACGCTGTTTATTACCGGTGCATCTAGAGGCATTGGCAAGGCGATCGCACTGAAAGCTGCTCGAGATGGTGCCAACATTGTGCTAGCGGCCAAAACGGCAGAGGCACATCCGAAGCTACCTGGAACCATCTACACAGCTGCGGCGGAAA TTGAAGCGATCGGTGGCAAAGCATTACCATGCATCGTTGACGTGCGCAGTGAAGAAGCTGTCCGAGCAGCGGTACAAAAAGCAGTACAAACGTTCGGTGGTATCGATATTGTGGTTAACAATGCTAGTGCCATTTCCCTGACTCCAACCGAGGAAACGGATATGAAGCGATACGACCTGATGCACAATATCAACACCAGAGGGACTTTTCTAGT ATCGAAAGAATGTCTACCGTATCTGCGCAAAAGTAAGCATGCACATATTCTGAACATTTCGCCACCGTTAAACATGGAACCTCACTGGTTCAGTAACCATGTGGCCTATACCATGGCCAAATATGGCATGTCCATGTGTGTCCTCGGTATGGCACGGGAGTATGAGAGTGCCAACATTTCCGTGAACGCTTTATGGCCCCGTACGATCATTTACACCGCCGCAGTAGAGATGTTGCACGGACAGGAAGGGTATCCGTTCTCCCGCAAGCCAGAAATTATGGCGGATGCTGCTTATGCGATCCTTTGCCGAACGCCAGGGACTAGCACTGGTAACTTTTTCATCGACGATGAGGTACTGGCCGCCGAAGGAATCAAGGATTTTGCACAATACGCTTGCGTTCCTGGAAACGCGCTTACTCTCACGCCGGATATCTTtgtaaacgaaacgaaatcaaagctctaa
- the LOC128709902 gene encoding neurochondrin homolog: protein MSAEVSEPIKKCSLILKNAKSDTEKFAALFMVTKLIKGKDCNQAGKRMLFESIGFEFLRKLLTSKDVPDDCPASVYQSVALSILTCFCEDEQLATHQDMLDSIPVFLGIVSTCDDDEYDDNLIVINEAYHCLQSISLYESGRLALRKHDVITKMAQIYTQRSFQIDEALTLIVTLVSRFGANSWESDPKLFHALLQRVSLDFETDHAERKFELAEMISALLFHCRRDLVARTVQGEIWPECLYKGISDILKSKIGKAQRDPALKLAANAVDVLGIEWTLHDVENPKKFFLLLLQLAAIEVRMQMDNKSFNQCVQQADLITACFIILELSINYMSTDQLDLDQKDKQQVYTGLKGAFSAVLGLLVKLANDTKKDRLQKTEKAFAYAMVRVLTAWLAQETTAMKNHVAKVLPFLFKLANESFYESRDYRIAHKADNVDDHEQQPPADILRVMLPAICHLVVEEEARQIFLKEKEEQVLYDCLLFHWSIAHYKKPPVPRAERLKRMNEPDPELTPQQLDDMKDSRTAIVSLCNILMNITVLEAKLVEESTLFAQLLRFIFENLPELKDIPDNLVMHGHLAVLGLLLLKQQASKIKKNDFSICRYIQTTIRFLWDAYNIDESNDPQALVVSLQYKEHWFEIMELWFLGMQTMSGIIKLIPWISEFAIESGWAEGIVETLRKVKIGTLPPNVKLAYEDFLSQLVDANPAVAPVLKKADALKVCRNHRMMDLGKKLFGD, encoded by the coding sequence ATGTCGGCCGAAGTGAGTGAACCCATCAAAAAGTGTTCGCTGATTCTGAAGAACGCAAAGAGTGACACGGAAAAGTTTGCCGCACTGTTCATGGTGACGAAGCTGATCAAGGGGAAAGACTGCAACCAGGCCGGCAAACGCATGCTGTTCGAATCGATCGGGTTCGAATTTTTGCGCAAGTTGCTCACGAGCAAAGACGTACCGGATGATTGTCCCGCCTCGGTCTATCAGAGTGTAGCGCTGTCGATTCTCACTTGCTTCTGTGAAGATGAGCAGCTCGCGACGCACCAGGACATGCTTGACAGCATACCGGTGTTTCTGGGGATCGTGTCGACGTGCGATGACGACGAGTACGACGATAATCTGATCGTCATCAACGAGGCGTACCACTGTCTGCAGAGCATTTCGCTGTACGAAAGTGGCCGGCTGGCTCTGCGCAAGCATGATGTCATCACAAAGATGGCGCAGATCTACACGCAGCGCAGCTTCCAGATCGACGAGGCACTGACGTTGATCGTGACTTTGGTATCCCGCTTTGGGGCCAACTCGTGGGAAAGCGATCCAAAGCTGTTCCATGCGTTGCTGCAGCGCGTGTCGCTAGACTTTGAGACGGATCACGCCGAGCGCAAGTTCGAGCTGGCGGAGATGATCAGTGCACTGCTGTTCCACTGTCGTCGAGATCTGGTTGCGCGCACGGTTCAGGGCGAAATCTGGCCCGAATGCTTGTACAAGGGAATCAGCGATAttttgaaaagcaaaatcGGTAAGGCACAGCGCGATCCAGCCCTGAAGCTGGCAGCGAACGCGGTTGATGTGCTCGGTATCGAGTGGACATTGCACGATGTGGAAAATCCGAAGaaatttttccttctgctACTGCAGCTGGCCGCGATCGAGGTGCGCATGCAGATGGATAACAAAAGCTTCAATCAGTGCGTTCAGCAAGCCGATCTGATCACTGCCTGCTTCATTATTCTCGAGCTGTCGATCAATTATATGTCCACAGATCAGCTCGATCTCGATCAGAAGGACAAACAGCAGGTTTATACCGGCCTTAAGGGAGCCTTCTCTGCCGTGCTCGGTTTGTTGGTAAAGTTAGCGAATGATACCAAAAAAGATCGGCTGCAGAAAACGGAGAAGGCGTTCGCGTACGCGATGGTGCGCGTACTGACTGCCTGGTTGGCGCAGGAAACGACGGCCATGAAGAATCACGTCGCTAAGGTTCTGCCGTTCCTGTTCAAGCTAGCCAATGAGTCATTCTACGAATCGCGCGACTACCGCATCGCGCACAAGGCTGACAACGTGGACGATCACGAGCAGCAACCGCCGGCCGACATTCTGCGCGTGATGCTACCCGCCATCTGTCAcctggtggtggaggaggaggcaCGTCAGATCTTTCTGAAGGAGAAAGAAGAGCAGGTGCTGTACGATTGTCTTCTGTTCCACTGGTCGAttgcacactacaaaaaaCCACCGGTACCTCGCGCCGAACGTCTCAAGCGCATGAACGAACCAGACCCAGAACTGACACCACAGCAGCTGGACGACATGAAGGATTCGCGAACGGCAATCGTTAGCCTGTGCAATATCCTGATGAACATAACCGTGCTTGAGGCCAAGCTGGTGGAAGAGAGCACATTGTTCGCCCAACTTCTGCGGTTCATCTTCGAAAACTTACCAGAGCTGAAGGATATCCCGGACAATCTTGTAATGCACGGTCATCTGGCCGTACTCGGGCTGTTACTGCTGAAGCAACAAGCTTCCAAGATCAAAAAGAATGATTTCTCCATCTGCCGCTACATCCAGACGACGATCCGGTTCCTGTGGGACGCGTACAACATCGACGAATCGAACGATCCGCAGGCATTGGTAGTGTCACTGCAGTACAAGGAGCACTGGTTCGAGATCATGGAGCTGTGGTTCCTGGGCATGCAGACGATGAGCGGCATTATCAAGCTGATTCCCTGGATCTCCGAGTTTGCGATCGAGAGTGGATGGGCCGAGGGCATTGTGGAAACGCTGCGCAAGGTGAAGATTGGCACGTTGCCGCCGAACGTGAAACTGGCGTACGAAGACTTCCTTTCGCAGCTCGTCGACGCTAATCCGGCCGTAGCGCCCGTGCTCAAGAAGGCGGACGCCCTCAAAGTGTGTCGCAACCATCGGATGATGGATCTGGGCAAGAAGCTGTTTGGAGACTAG